From Pandoraea norimbergensis, the proteins below share one genomic window:
- the ppnP gene encoding pyrimidine/purine nucleoside phosphorylase, translating to MTQNATQFDNVSVIKRANTYFDGKCVSHTVLFPDGTRKTLGVIFPATLAFGTDAPEIMEVTGGRCRIRLAGQTEWQEYAAGEQFSVPGNSKFDIEVVETLDYVCHYG from the coding sequence ATGACGCAAAACGCAACGCAGTTCGACAACGTTTCCGTAATCAAGCGCGCTAATACTTATTTCGACGGCAAGTGCGTCTCGCACACCGTGCTGTTCCCGGACGGCACCCGCAAGACGCTGGGTGTGATCTTCCCCGCCACGCTGGCGTTCGGCACCGATGCACCGGAAATCATGGAAGTGACAGGCGGCCGTTGCCGCATTCGTCTGGCCGGTCAGACCGAGTGGCAGGAATATGCCGCCGGTGAGCAGTTCTCCGTGCCGGGCAACAGCAAGTTCGATATCGAGGTCGTCGAGACGCTCGATTACGTTTGCCACTACGGCTAA
- a CDS encoding patatin-like phospholipase family protein — protein MSRLPPEFADDSGDNPADDAAGNLPSTPPSGNASLSDTAAAHANGAATDLEPSDVPLLPPDGLTAPAKSGKTAKTAEPAKARTRSCKRDAAETPDTSDTLDAKGSDASAAKGAKASATRPSRSRRGSAKRKGIDLGLQGGGAHGAYTWGVLDKLLEDGRLEFEGISGASAGTMNALVLAHGLLDRPGVDPREKARESLHSFWLGVSQAGSSATAWAQTVFSWLNGRPTEYPVWHDWMQSMQQWMMPFAQPTAEINPLRTVLEAQVDFERLRESTATRLFVSATNIRTGNIRIFRTHEITLDVAMASACLPWLFKPVKIDDDFYWDGGYLGNPPLYPFYYETLTSDILIVHINPIERKEKPVLPGQIMNRVNEITFNASLQREFRAISFVHKLLDEGWLKPEFRKRLKYPLIHSIRADKELYDLSSSTKFVTDWHFLTTLRDRGRDAAARWLDEHFNDVGVRSTVDLRRDYLQRLPDATSIKA, from the coding sequence ATGTCGCGTCTGCCCCCCGAATTTGCCGACGATTCTGGCGACAATCCTGCCGACGATGCTGCCGGCAACCTTCCCTCTACGCCCCCCTCTGGCAACGCCAGTCTGTCCGACACCGCCGCGGCGCATGCGAATGGCGCCGCCACCGATCTTGAGCCCAGCGACGTCCCGTTGCTACCGCCTGACGGTCTGACGGCACCCGCGAAATCCGGCAAGACAGCCAAGACGGCTGAGCCCGCCAAAGCCCGCACCCGGTCATGCAAGCGCGACGCGGCAGAAACACCAGATACCTCCGACACCCTCGACGCGAAAGGCTCCGACGCCTCTGCAGCCAAAGGCGCCAAGGCGAGCGCAACGCGTCCGTCGCGCAGCCGTCGCGGCAGTGCCAAACGTAAGGGCATCGACCTCGGCCTGCAAGGCGGGGGCGCGCACGGCGCTTACACGTGGGGCGTGCTCGACAAGTTGCTCGAAGACGGACGTCTCGAGTTCGAGGGCATCAGCGGCGCATCCGCCGGCACCATGAATGCGCTCGTACTGGCGCACGGCCTGCTGGACCGGCCGGGTGTCGACCCACGCGAAAAAGCCCGTGAATCGCTGCACAGCTTCTGGCTGGGGGTATCACAGGCCGGCTCATCGGCCACGGCGTGGGCGCAAACCGTCTTCAGTTGGCTCAATGGCCGTCCGACCGAATACCCGGTGTGGCACGACTGGATGCAGAGCATGCAGCAGTGGATGATGCCGTTTGCGCAGCCCACGGCCGAAATCAACCCGCTGCGCACTGTGCTGGAGGCGCAGGTCGATTTCGAGCGTTTGCGCGAGAGTACGGCCACGCGCCTGTTCGTCTCGGCGACGAATATCCGCACGGGCAACATCCGCATCTTCCGCACGCATGAAATCACGCTCGACGTCGCGATGGCGTCGGCCTGCCTGCCGTGGCTTTTCAAGCCGGTGAAGATCGATGACGATTTTTACTGGGACGGCGGCTATCTCGGCAACCCGCCGCTCTACCCGTTCTATTACGAAACGCTCACGAGCGACATTCTGATCGTGCACATCAACCCGATCGAGCGCAAAGAGAAGCCTGTGCTGCCGGGTCAGATCATGAACCGCGTGAACGAGATCACTTTCAATGCGTCGTTGCAGCGCGAATTCCGTGCGATTTCGTTCGTGCACAAGTTGCTTGACGAAGGCTGGCTCAAACCGGAATTCCGCAAGCGTCTGAAGTACCCGTTGATTCACTCGATTCGTGCCGACAAGGAGCTGTATGACTTGTCGTCGTCGACCAAATTCGTGACCGACTGGCATTTTCTGACGACGCTGCGTGATCGCGGACGCGACGCGGCCGCCCGTTGGCTCGACGAGCATTTCAACGACGTGGGGGTGCGCTCTACGGTGGACTTGCGACGCGACTATCTCCAGCGGCTGCCGGACGCGACGTCGATCAAAGCATGA
- the ybaK gene encoding Cys-tRNA(Pro) deacylase, producing the protein MSKTKHVSETPATQFLKQKKVAFTEHVYEYVEHGGTGESARQLGVDEHAVIKTLVMEDEKARPLIVLMHGDRTVSTKNLARQIGAKRVDPCKPDVAQRHSGYMVGGTSPFGTKRAMVVYVEASVLDLPQIYINGGRRGYLIGIAPQVLLNTLAAKPVSCALADD; encoded by the coding sequence ATGAGCAAGACCAAACACGTCTCGGAAACGCCGGCCACGCAGTTTCTGAAGCAAAAGAAAGTGGCCTTTACCGAACACGTCTACGAGTACGTCGAGCACGGCGGCACCGGCGAGTCTGCGCGTCAGTTGGGCGTGGACGAGCACGCGGTCATCAAGACGCTCGTCATGGAAGACGAGAAGGCGCGCCCGTTGATCGTGCTGATGCACGGCGACCGCACCGTCTCGACGAAGAATCTCGCACGCCAGATCGGCGCCAAGCGTGTCGACCCCTGCAAGCCCGACGTGGCGCAGCGGCATTCGGGCTATATGGTGGGCGGCACGTCGCCGTTCGGCACGAAGCGGGCGATGGTGGTGTACGTAGAGGCGTCGGTGCTCGATCTGCCGCAGATCTACATCAATGGCGGACGGCGCGGTTATCTCATCGGCATTGCCCCGCAGGTGCTGCTCAACACGCTCGCGGCTAAACCAGTGTCGTGCGCGCTGGCGGACGACTGA
- a CDS encoding DUF3579 domain-containing protein, producing MTDQVSAREYFIQGLTRDGKKFRPSDWAERLCGAVSFCGRGTGPNAYMQYSPYVRPIMVGDVKCVVVDERLREIEPMAFDFVMNFARDNDLQLTEACFVPDVK from the coding sequence ATGACCGACCAGGTTTCCGCGCGCGAGTATTTCATCCAGGGTCTGACCCGGGATGGCAAGAAGTTCCGGCCGAGTGACTGGGCGGAACGTCTGTGCGGCGCCGTGTCGTTCTGTGGCCGGGGTACCGGCCCGAACGCATACATGCAGTACTCCCCCTATGTGCGCCCGATTATGGTGGGTGACGTCAAATGCGTCGTCGTTGACGAGCGACTTCGCGAAATCGAGCCGATGGCGTTCGATTTCGTCATGAATTTCGCCCGCGACAACGATCTGCAACTGACCGAAGCCTGCTTCGTTCCCGACGTAAAGTAA
- the murB gene encoding UDP-N-acetylmuramate dehydrogenase: MLQLQRDVSLREFNTFGLPATARYFVTIDSEAALVAALAMPELADLPRLVLGGGSNVVLTRDFDGVVLKMAIRARERLADDADSSYVRGGAGEVWHDFVGWTLAQGCPGLENLALIPGTLGAAPIQNIGAYGLELAERFASLRALDTSTGEFVTLDREACAFGYRDSLFKREPGRYIIVSVTLRLPRPWQAVTGYADVSRTFADAGVEAPSAVQIFEAVADIRRRKLPDPMELGNAGSFFKNPVVDAQTFASLRERFAQIVGYAQPDGTWKVAAGWLIDQCGWRGKSLDNAPTAAVHERQALVLVNRGGASGADIVALAKAVQASVHARFGITLEPEPLML, from the coding sequence ATGCTCCAGTTGCAACGCGACGTCAGCCTGCGCGAATTCAATACCTTCGGTCTGCCCGCCACAGCCCGCTACTTCGTCACGATCGATAGCGAAGCGGCGCTGGTAGCCGCCCTCGCCATGCCTGAACTGGCGGACTTGCCGCGTCTGGTGCTCGGCGGCGGCAGCAATGTTGTGCTGACCCGCGACTTCGACGGCGTGGTGCTGAAGATGGCGATTCGCGCCCGCGAGCGGCTGGCCGATGATGCCGATTCGAGCTACGTGCGTGGCGGTGCGGGCGAGGTCTGGCACGACTTCGTCGGCTGGACGCTGGCGCAAGGGTGCCCGGGGCTCGAAAACCTCGCGCTGATTCCCGGCACGCTGGGCGCGGCGCCTATCCAGAACATCGGTGCCTACGGGCTCGAACTTGCCGAGCGTTTCGCCTCGTTGCGTGCGCTCGACACGTCGACCGGTGAATTCGTTACGCTGGACCGCGAAGCGTGTGCTTTCGGCTATCGCGACTCGCTGTTCAAACGCGAACCCGGGCGCTACATCATCGTGTCGGTGACGCTGCGCCTGCCGCGTCCGTGGCAGGCGGTGACCGGCTATGCGGACGTGTCGCGCACGTTTGCCGATGCGGGCGTCGAGGCCCCCAGCGCGGTGCAGATATTCGAAGCGGTGGCCGATATTCGCCGCCGCAAGCTGCCCGATCCGATGGAACTCGGCAACGCCGGCAGTTTCTTCAAGAATCCGGTCGTCGATGCGCAGACGTTTGCCTCGCTGCGCGAGCGCTTTGCGCAGATCGTCGGCTATGCACAGCCCGACGGCACCTGGAAGGTCGCCGCCGGGTGGTTGATCGATCAATGCGGCTGGCGCGGCAAATCGCTCGATAACGCGCCGACGGCGGCAGTACACGAGCGTCAGGCGCTGGTGCTGGTCAATCGCGGCGGGGCGAGCGGGGCCGATATCGTCGCGCTCGCAAAGGCCGTGCAGGCCAGCGTGCACGCGCGCTTCGGCATCACGCTCGAACCCGAACCGCTCATGCTTTGA
- the plsY gene encoding glycerol-3-phosphate 1-O-acyltransferase PlsY codes for MATLVFIVLAYLIGSVPFAVIVSRTMGLADPRSYGSGNPGATNVLRSGNKKAAVLTLLGDALKGWLAVYLAERFADAWGVGDFGLAAVALAVFIGHLYPVFLRFKGGKGVATAAGVLFAIDPILGLAVAATWLIIAVFFRYSSLAALVAAVFAPLYYVFMFGLGPYAPAVIVMAILLIYRHRANIAKLIAGKESRIGSKKK; via the coding sequence ATGGCCACTCTGGTTTTTATCGTCCTCGCGTACCTGATCGGCTCGGTGCCGTTCGCGGTGATCGTCAGCCGCACGATGGGTCTCGCCGACCCGCGTAGCTACGGCTCGGGCAATCCCGGCGCAACCAACGTACTGCGCTCGGGCAACAAGAAGGCCGCCGTGCTCACACTGCTCGGCGACGCCCTCAAGGGCTGGCTCGCCGTGTACCTCGCGGAGCGCTTTGCCGACGCCTGGGGCGTCGGCGACTTCGGTCTGGCGGCAGTGGCGCTGGCCGTGTTCATCGGCCATCTCTACCCGGTGTTCCTGCGCTTCAAGGGCGGCAAGGGCGTGGCGACTGCTGCGGGCGTGCTGTTCGCGATCGACCCGATTCTCGGGCTGGCCGTGGCCGCCACGTGGCTCATCATCGCCGTTTTCTTCCGGTATTCGTCGCTGGCGGCGCTGGTCGCGGCCGTGTTCGCACCGCTGTACTACGTGTTCATGTTTGGCCTGGGGCCGTATGCGCCCGCCGTCATCGTCATGGCGATTCTGCTGATCTATCGCCATCGCGCGAATATCGCCAAGCTGATCGCGGGCAAGGAAAGCCGTATCGGCAGCAAGAAGAAGTAA
- the argF gene encoding ornithine carbamoyltransferase, with amino-acid sequence MTTAKPIKHYLQFSDLALDEYDYVLERTRILKKKFKNYETYHPLHDRTLAMIFEKSSTRTRLSFEAGIHQLGGHAVFLNTRDTQLGRGEPIEDAAQVISRMTDIIMIRTFGQEIIERFAQHSRVPVINGLTNEYHPCQVLADIFTYYEHRGPIKGKTVTWIGDANNMSYTWIQAAEIFGFQVNISTPPGYRLDQAMVAESSRPFVREFDDPREACEGADLVSTDVWTSMGYEAENEARKAAFAQWCVNADLMKQAKADALFMHCLPAHRGEEVSADVIDGPQSVVWDEAENRLHVQKALMEYLMLGRV; translated from the coding sequence ATGACCACCGCTAAACCCATCAAGCATTACCTTCAATTTTCGGATCTGGCACTCGACGAGTACGATTACGTGCTCGAACGCACCCGCATCCTCAAGAAAAAATTCAAGAACTACGAGACCTACCATCCGCTGCACGACCGCACGCTGGCGATGATTTTCGAGAAAAGCTCGACCCGCACGCGACTGTCGTTCGAAGCCGGTATTCACCAATTGGGTGGGCACGCCGTGTTCCTGAACACGCGAGATACGCAACTTGGCCGCGGCGAACCGATCGAAGACGCCGCCCAGGTCATCTCGCGCATGACCGACATCATCATGATCCGCACGTTCGGGCAGGAGATCATCGAGCGCTTTGCGCAACATTCGCGCGTGCCGGTGATCAACGGCCTGACCAACGAGTACCACCCGTGTCAGGTGCTCGCGGATATCTTCACGTACTACGAGCATCGCGGCCCGATTAAGGGCAAGACCGTGACGTGGATCGGCGACGCCAACAACATGTCGTACACGTGGATTCAGGCGGCCGAGATCTTCGGCTTCCAGGTCAACATCTCGACGCCGCCGGGCTATCGCCTCGACCAAGCCATGGTCGCCGAATCGAGCCGTCCGTTCGTGCGCGAATTCGACGACCCGCGTGAAGCCTGCGAAGGCGCCGACCTCGTGTCGACCGACGTGTGGACCAGCATGGGTTATGAAGCCGAAAACGAAGCCCGTAAGGCAGCGTTTGCTCAATGGTGCGTGAATGCGGACCTGATGAAGCAAGCCAAGGCCGACGCCCTGTTCATGCACTGCCTGCCTGCCCACCGTGGCGAGGAAGTGTCGGCCGACGTGATCGACGGCCCGCAAAGCGTCGTCTGGGACGAAGCAGAGAACCGTCTGCACGTGCAGAAGGCACTCATGGAGTACCTGATGCTCGGCCGCGTCTGA
- a CDS encoding outer membrane beta-barrel protein, translated as MKKAVWKVAACMLGAWGVTAKVAEAANAPASTNLYVYGDIGANVAKAGDTPLRGGFPEAGGAAMSVSEASTMEGASTLQLGVGYRISPAFAVELGYALLGTFKNTFDGRWQMRPGGDPASFKSNQNVAMHGVRLVALGIYPLSDKFELFGTVGVYGLNYKNDPTADMEAMGIRKSSTFKVRPAIGAGITYRITPSLHVRGQYEFINSSLSRKVDNIVIGNTQSIRVGLVYAF; from the coding sequence ATGAAAAAGGCAGTCTGGAAGGTGGCGGCGTGCATGCTGGGCGCTTGGGGTGTGACGGCGAAAGTGGCGGAGGCAGCGAACGCGCCGGCCAGCACAAACCTCTATGTATATGGAGATATTGGCGCGAACGTCGCGAAGGCGGGCGACACCCCGCTTCGGGGCGGATTTCCTGAGGCTGGCGGCGCCGCAATGAGCGTGAGTGAGGCGTCCACGATGGAGGGGGCCTCGACGCTGCAACTCGGTGTTGGCTACCGAATCTCGCCCGCCTTTGCTGTCGAACTGGGGTATGCCTTGCTGGGCACGTTCAAAAATACCTTTGACGGGCGTTGGCAGATGAGGCCGGGTGGCGATCCCGCTTCCTTCAAGAGCAACCAGAACGTTGCAATGCATGGCGTCCGGCTCGTGGCGCTGGGTATTTATCCGCTCTCCGACAAGTTCGAGCTGTTTGGCACCGTGGGCGTCTACGGGCTGAATTACAAGAACGATCCGACGGCCGACATGGAGGCGATGGGCATCCGGAAGTCGTCGACGTTCAAAGTGCGCCCGGCCATCGGTGCGGGCATCACGTATCGCATCACGCCGAGTTTGCATGTGCGCGGTCAGTACGAGTTCATCAATTCGTCGCTCAGCCGCAAGGTCGACAACATCGTGATCGGCAATACGCAATCGATTCGGGTGGGGCTCGTCTACGCGTTCTGA
- a CDS encoding YajQ family cyclic di-GMP-binding protein yields MPSFDVVSEANMVEVKNAIEQANKEISTRFDFKGSDSRVEHKEQEITLFADDNFKLEQVTQVLIAKMAKRNVDVRFLDYGKVEKVSGDRVKQVVKVKKGVEGDLAKKIVRLIKDSKMKVQASIQGDSVRIAGAKRDDLQSAMALLRKDVTDTPLDFNNFRD; encoded by the coding sequence ATGCCATCGTTTGACGTGGTTAGCGAAGCCAACATGGTAGAGGTCAAGAACGCCATCGAGCAGGCCAACAAGGAAATCTCGACGCGTTTCGACTTCAAGGGGTCGGACTCGCGTGTCGAGCATAAGGAGCAGGAGATCACCCTGTTCGCCGACGACAACTTCAAGCTCGAGCAGGTCACGCAGGTGCTCATCGCCAAGATGGCCAAGCGCAATGTCGACGTGCGTTTTCTCGACTACGGCAAGGTCGAGAAGGTCAGCGGCGACAGAGTCAAGCAAGTCGTCAAGGTGAAGAAGGGCGTGGAAGGCGATCTGGCCAAGAAGATCGTGCGCCTGATCAAGGACAGCAAGATGAAGGTGCAGGCGAGCATTCAGGGCGACAGCGTGCGCATCGCCGGCGCCAAGCGCGACGATCTGCAAAGCGCCATGGCGCTGCTGCGCAAGGACGTGACCGACACGCCGCTCGACTTCAACAACTTCCGCGACTGA